The segment aattaaaaaaaaaaaagtttagaccCTGGAAGTATTCAGATAAAAGTCAGGACCCTACTTGGAAGAaactaattaaatgaataatgtttgttaaataagaCATGGCCTAGAACATCTTTGAAGATCTTCTAGTCCAGTCTTATCTTTGCCCAGGACTATTATGAGGCCAAGAGAAATGAGAATGGCGTGTCCAAGTTCTCAGTGCTAATTAGAGAAGTCCTGCTTCATTTCCTTCTACCCCACCCTGCTGTCTCTTATGAAAGGTGCCTAATCCTTTCATACATGGTAAACCAAGCTGAAAACAAAGCTATCTTTTACAATTTTAGTATTAGAAGCACCACAGGGTACATTtaactagttttttgtttgtttgttttcccaacCTCACCAGGGAATGGCAGCAGCTGGTCGGTCTCAGGGACAACACAAACAAAGGATCTGGGTCaacatttctctttctggaataaaaataattgatgagAAAACAGGGGTAAGAATTCACTTTCACTGACACTTTTCTGACCACCTGAGTCCGACAAACAATTTGTGATTTAAATTTCAgctcccctttttccttttcaaaattctgtaggggaaaaaaaaaatggtatgtaTTATTTCTCCAGAAATAAGGGGAAGAAAGCAGGTAGAGTAGGAGGTGAGGAATCGAGACAcgttattttgaaatgtatttcctctAATAGATGTGAACCTCAAGTCTATAAACACAGGTATGctgtaaatatctttttttttttttggaccccAGGTACACAGAACTAGATTAATCCTAACCTCTAGTTTGTGATGCTATCACAGGTCTATgcatgggtcttattttaatatattgatcACATGTGAACTTATTGACTAACCTAATGCTAGAATATTACCTTAACAcatctacttttttttctcttctctcttttctcttcctcctaaCCTCACAGATGTaacttcactcttttttttttttttgagccttaTCAAAAAGCTATCATACTTCAACTCTTCTGGAACTACTTTCTCTGTTAGCCATAACATAAGATTGATCTATTTAAATTGTTTGTAgctcattttcattgctgtaaaaTACTCTATTGTATCAAGGTACTGTAGGGAGATATCCAGTTACTATCCATCCCTTCCTAGAGACACCCATTATCTAATATGCAAAATCCATTGGCCAAACTTAGGGCACTGAAACCCTGGTACATGCTCATTAACCCTGCTGGTTCTCATGTACTGCTGTCTCCATTCTTCCTCATCTCTTAAGTCTTATCTTCCCAAACCCATCAGAGAATGGTGACAGGTTTCCCTCACCAGCATTCTCTCGCTCCCCAACCCTTCTAATATACCCAATATAAACTTTGGTGGCCTTAGGCATTTGGGAAAAAAAGCCAAGACACATTCTGACCCCATACAAATATCCCTAAAGAGTTGAACCCTGCTGTTGACTTGAAAGGACCAAGAGAAAGGGGGGCAGGGAATAGAGGGGAGGGAACTACTAATCCCCTGCCACATGTAACTCCTGGATAATGACCTGGATCTCTAAGTGAGGTTGAGAAATACTGATTGACAGCATTTGGCAATTTCCAGAATGTACTGAGATCATTGTCCCAGTAATACTTAGGTAACTGTTCTCTGGCTACTCTGAGCCACTGTCAAAGGATCCCTGTGAACACTCCTCTAGCTTAGTTATGCTGTTCATTTGAGTTTGTCTTCGAGTTGGGAAAGTAGGCCTACTTGGAATGGCTTCAGGTCTGTATGTCCACCCTTCACTTTAGAAATTCTCCCTCTCCTAATCCTCAATCCTTCCTTGCTATATGACACCACGTGTTTGGGTACAGAGAATCAAGTATGAATATATCAAGAAAGAGCATTCTTCccacttttgttttctattctttgttccttttgGAGCCCTTCCTAGTGAGGCTAAATGTAGCTCTAGCCTTCAACCAGAggtaaaattctttttcttccaaatattttatccttttcctaCGTGCCTAGGTATTTGATGCTTAGTTGTGCTAGACAACAAATAGATTCTAGTTTTCCCAGTAAATCATTTCTTATGTTCCTTTTCAGGTAATAGAGCATGAACATCCAGTAAATAAGATTTCTTTCATTGCCCGTGATGTGACAGATAACCGGGCATTCGGTTATGTGTGTGGAGCAGAAGGCCAGCATCAGTTTTTTGCCATAAAAACAGGGCAACAGGTAAGCAATAAGCCTGGAGGTGTACCTGGAGGGGCACTTGTCCTTGGTGAAACATAGGAGTGTCTGTCACTCAAAGAGCTTTTTGGAAATAattggaggtgggaggaggactAAACAATGATTCAAAGGATGACTGTTGATCTaaggaatctttttaaaatgtcattgattCTCATGGAGTGTGTGGCACAAGGATTGTTAGAATGGACTTTCTCATGAGGTCAATGCTGATTTTAGAACAATGGGGAATGATTCCAAGAAATCCTGAAGGAACTTGATAAATTATCATTGTGCTTCTTGCTTTCTAAGCACTTATTAACCCTGCAGTCTTTTATGtatctgggggtggggacagggtggTGGTGATTCCCCATAAACCAGGGGAGGGTAGCAAGTAGctttaagagaaaggaagaaaactaatcATAATTGATGGgggacaaagggaagaaaatagtAAGATTAAAATGCTGATAAAGATGCTTTCTCTTGCTTCAGGCTGAGCCATTAGTCATTGATCTTAAAGACCTTTTTCAAGTTATCTATAAcgtaaagaaaaaggaagaagaaaagaaaaaggcaagtaCTACCCAATATAGGTTCTATTAAATTTAAGACAGTATTCAGGACCACGTTTGAACACTGCATAAACACATGGTCTGTCTGGAGCGTTGCCTTCTATGTGGCTTTCCCAAGCATAGCAAGTGGAGAAATGTATTGTCTGTTCTTCCCAATAGGGCAATGGATGGATATTATTAGTAGGCACTTCTGATTTCCAGTCCCTGACTCCTGTCTTTTCTCCCTACATTGATTCCAAGGACTATACAGCACTACGAAGTTTAAGTCCAGTAACTATTCAAATCCAGTATTAATATGAAAAGGGGAGGGAAATGTAGGACAGAAATAATGTGCAAGAGTCTCTCTTGCTTATGTGTGTGAAGCCGTAGGTTCTTTTATTTAACCCCCTTTAACTATAATTACTAAGATCACTGagtttatgtctttctttttagaTGGAAGAAGCCAACAATGCAGTAGAGGTAAAGCTGCATCTTCTCTTCTTGTGAATTACGCATGTGATGTGTATAAGCCTTTATTTGCTACCTGCTCCCCTCCTAGCTTATTACTCTGTGTTCATGACCCCTCTGCTCATAGAAGATATATAGTTGAATGATCCGTGACAAAATCATAACTGCTTAGCAAGCCAAAACActagaaaattaaattctataaGGAAAACTCACTAACTAAACCCTTAAATATTTGCCATCTTTTCAGAATGGAAGCGAGACCCTAATGACTCTTGATGACCAAGCTAACAAATTGAAATTGGTACGTATGTGATTTTTGGATTCTTATGTATCTGAACATGGGTTTTACTTCCTATAGATGTTGCAAATACTGAATCTGTATGAAAATCCAATTGCAACAACTATTTCCCTAAACATTAGTATAACATGTATGTCAATATACAAAGTAATCTCTTTGGTAAACACATCTGAATCTAATCCAAATACTTTCTAAAGAATGTGGACCAGATGGATTTGTTTGGGTACCTGTCTACACTTCCTGACCTAAATAGCCTATTATCAAATCTGtattggttaaataaaaatcCAATTGTGACTATTTTCCTAAACTTTAGTTTAGGAAACAATTACGACAATATACAAAGTAATCTTTTTTAGTAGACACATCTGAATCTAATCCAAATACTTTTTTAAGGCTGTTGACCAGATGGATTTGTTTGGGGACATGTCTACACCTCCTGACCTAAATAGTCCAACAGtaagtgtctgtttttaaatttgcaatGTAATGGAAATGACAGCTATAACTCAAATTGGCAATTAACCAGAAATCTTGAGCATCTCATTGAAACTTGGAGGGTGACTGCTGATTTTTCTTCATAAAGTGTAAATGACTACTAAAACAAATTTACATCTTGGGAACCTATCGTCACTTATTCAGATATATTAATATTGCTTAGAGGTTAAATCTGCGCAATAGGTCAGACAATGTAGTTGTTCTTGGTATTACTTAGGATCAGAAGGAGAAGCCGAATAATAATTCTTGGCATAAGCCCACTTGAAGGAAATGTGTTTGTTAAGTGATTAATTGTAAAGCCTCCTGtcctctccatttattttctgttctttctatgTGGTTTAGCAGCATAATCTTGGTGTGAAGtaagacttaaaataaataagaggctCAGTTATGTTTAACCAAAGCCtgttcttgttaaaaaaaaaaaaaaaattctcatttttttatagGATACTGTAATGTATCAAGTCCTCTTAATATTGATTAATCTGTAACAGCTCTGTGAAAACAGagcaatattttcctttatagataagaaaatgatGAGTCAGAAAAAATTCATTTACTCAAGAAAGAGGTCTAGTTTCAAGGCTTAAACTCAAGTCTCAGACCTTCCAAAACAGGCCTCAAGTAAAATTTGCCATGTAATTTTGAATGGTTTCTTACAATTTCTACTATTGGTTTAATAATTTCTTGAATACCTGCTACTTGCTGGGCACAGCACTTAGTGAGATATACAGTGGCATCGGCATCATGGAGTTTACTATCTGGCAGAGAGACCAACATTAAAGCTAATCACAAAGCCTATTAGTGGATATTAATTATAGTATATTTATCTAGGTTAGAGTTTCAGATAATGCCTCTGAGTAAGTGAGTTTCTAGACCTCAATACAAAAGATGAGAAGGCAATAACTAGACAAAAGGGCATCAGTGTAGAATAATGGAGAGACTATCTAGGAGCCTATTATATCGGGGAATTATTGTCAAGCAAGCCTACATGACCAAGAAGGTCATGGGAACTCAAGCCTCAGAAGACGGAGGACTCGATAAATGACACAGGCCCCAGAGTATTGCAGAGAATGCCAGGCCTATGAAATTTTACATCAAATGCCCAGGCCCAGTGAGATAGAGAGGAGCAGGGGCTACACACACTCTTCTCAGCCCAACCCTATGAGATTCACAATCCATAACAGCATTTTAGAGGCTCTAAAAGCCCACACTAGAGAAGCCCGTTTAATGTTCTCTTAAGCTGTGAGTCCTAATTCACTTGTCTATAGATCCTTTCATTCTTCACAACGTTTGTTACCATTCTAAGgataaattttttgaaatactgGATTAGATAGTCCTGAAAGGTCCAAGGTCCCTCCTAGGTCTGAAGTCATTTTGATTCCTAGGCAACTTTGCCCCCTCCTCCATTAGTAGCTCCCTTCCCAAAGTAAATTGATATCTGAATGGCATACTTTCTAAATATGACACACTCAAACAAGTATATTGAAAGAGATCAAGCACTCAAACCATGAAATAGGGTTCCAGGGGGATAGGCAAGGAATCACTGACTGCTTAATCAGCTTCTGAAGACTTTTAGAAAGttctgaaaaaggaaatgaaaaacaacatcAGTAATCCTGAGTTTCATTGATATTAGTCTTCATGTATTCTAAGAatttttggtttataaaaataaaatgttaagttttaGTTAAACTAACAAtaaattaaaggaataaatacCGTCAAAGTAGATGATGGTATCTGATAAGTAAGAGAATGCTAACAGCACTAAATATGGGCCTGTCAGACTTTGTCAACATGTTCTTACACAGTGACTCCATATACATGGGTCACAAGATAAATTTATCTCTACTTGATAAAAccagcatatttaaaaatattcaaatcttaAAATAGTTGCTCTGGAAGAGATGAAGAGAGGAAAACAATCTAAATTACCTAGACTTTATTAGTCATTCCCTTCCCTACATGCCCCTTATGTTGCAAACTAAGTGGCATCCCttagaatgtattttttattggaaAACCACTTTTGAGATCAGATCTTCCATACtgacctcaaaaaaaaaagaaaaggaaaaaggacatgCTCTAACTTTAAACATTTGACCATTTGTAAACACAGTTATTATAAGAATATAAGGCCTGGACCCCCATCAAGGAGGTTAAATCTGGTACAGAGACGGGATCAGAGCACAAAGCAGTGTTGTGTATACCTAAGATGCCATGGGTGGTCACAGGTGATGCTGAAATAGAAGGATAAATAGAAAAAGGCTTCGTAAAAAATCTGAACTTGACTTGGGTCTTTGAAGTGCATAGGAAAATAGAGAGTAGTTAAGCTAAAAATAAACTGGCTTCTATTATGGATCATTTGGAAAGTCTGGCTAATCAAGCTTATTTTAATATAGGGAATAGCAAGAAGCCACAAAAAGCTTTAAGTAGGGAAGTCTGGGATTTAGCAGGCTGGAGTGGTTAAGTGAGATCAGCTACCTGGAGAATAGCTATGCTATGGAACTCAGTATTTAACACCTTGTCTCTGTGCAGTTACCTTTGGTTGCCTTCTTGCCCCTGTTACTGGAGCCCCATAAGAGCAGGGACTGTGTTTCACTTTTGTGTCACCAGTGCTTGCCTCTCAGGTTCTCCTATGATGGCCAAGTAGATGCGGTATTGACTGTCCAACAAAGAATTAATGAAGCTCTGACCAAGGGGGTGGATGAGGAGTCTTGCATCTTTCAGTTGTAGTCTATGAACTAGACTCTTAACCTTGGATTAACGACAAACCCAACCTGAGGAGAGCCGTGTACATTTTACTTATAGGGTGACTATTCAGAAGTCTAACATTGTGGCTCCTGTTTGGTGTCCTAAGAACTTCCTCAGAAGTATTTGAAAAGGAGAACTCTACCAGCTGTGAATATCCAACTGTGCTCACCAGAGGTGGCtcataataaatgaataaatattgaaatcacaagctttataatatattttgtcCTACCTTTTGATTATTAAAGATCCTTACATGAAGAGGTCTTCCAATCCATTTCTtcgatttattattattttttttttaattacaagctCTTTCTTCTGACAAATTCTTCtggttataaaaagaaaagctggttttgaaaaattgtgtttttgtATCTTATAGTAAAGGAAGCCAAAAGATAGAATACCAGTTAGGTTAGGTCTGATTTAGGGcttaaactttctaaaaatttgtcattttctcttaAAACCAATGAGGCCTATTCTGgccccctttttaattttgagaattttatattcctttatgGTTGTTTTTGTCTCAATGATCAAAATATTTAGTAATCTGCTCAGGGTAATGCTAGAATTTCAACTTCCATTTcagcaatgtgttttttattgtttatattcttcTATGCTATGGCTAGCATAGTTAAGTTTTTAATGGATCAAAGTCAATCAAGAGGAAGATCTGCAGTGGTTAAGTGACAGCTCTATCCCAGGGTGAATCCTGTTTAGTTATGTCATTGACCTGAATAAAGACATGTCAGATTGATGAAATTTGCTGCTTTTATCCTGAGAAGGATGTCTTATTTAGCAATTGAAAACCCAAATAATCAACATACCACAAAATGATAGAGAACAGAATTCAAAGAGTTATGTATGCATTTGGTATGTCTTTCAAATTGACTCTTAAACCCACATCTCCACCTTACACATCAAGATTAGATTATATTCAATTAAAGATAAAGGTTAGTTGAGTTTATCTACTGAATAGATGACATTACTGTTACAACACAAGCAACTCTAagctatattattaaaaattcacacaTAAGAGAGGATAATGTAATGTGTGATGTTAGATTTATCACTATTTTAGAAAGACATAGACAGAAGGTGGAGAGACTAGCATGATGAGGATAAGAGATCCATCTTGGCTAACACCTTCAAAaagatctttaaatatttaaaaagtcataccTGACAGGTTGTGATGTACAAGGAAAATCTTTTTGCCCCCCTAGAGGAAAGCCCTATTATAGGGAAATGTAGGTATTTAACCTTAAACTTCATTACAGCCAGAATTGTAAAATATGAATGTATTAGCCAATAAAGTTTCTCATTTAGAGAGGTAATGTTACATGACTTTGGGGGTATAATAGAAGGGACTGCACATCAAGTAAGAAGTGGGGCTAGGCTTCTGAGCTCAGCATACTTAAATAATTACTTGAAGTGACTCACAGCCAATTCCCTTTAAGACTTTCAAGGACATGAATTGATACAACGATGATCATGAACTCAACCAGTCTGTAAGGGTCAACAGAGACATGAATAAAGTAAACAACAGTGAGAGTTCATTTAATGAGGGGCCGATGAAGTTGAGACTTAAATAAAAGGTcatggggtgggggtcaggcaGGGAGGACCTACAACCAGTAAGTGCATTCGTGGAGGTGATGGGAGGAGGTAATGGTCAACCAGTTTGTCAAGACCAAAATCTAATGGGAATTTTGATAATCCTGGTCATTTTATATAGCTTTCTCATTTGAAGGCACAACATGGACTaacacattctttctttcttttttttctttccaaatgtgaTAGGAAAGCAAAGATATCCTGTTAGTGGATCTAAACTCTGAAATCAACACCAATCAGAATTCTTTAAGAGAAAATTCATTCTTAGCAAATGGCATcacctcctcttctcttcctcgaCCAAAGCCTCAGGCATCTTTCTTGCCCGAAAATGCCTTTTCTGCCAATCTCAATTTCTTTCCCACCCCTAATCCTGATCCTTTCCGTGATGATCCTTTTGCACAGCAAGACCAATCGACACCTTCTTCATTTGATTCTCTCAAATCTCCAGatcagaagaaagagaatttgagTGGCTTGTCTACTCCACTAAGTAATGGGCCCCTGAACGGGGATGTTGATTATTTTGGTCAGCAATTTGACCAAATCTCTAACCGGACTGGCAAACAGGAAACTCAGGCAGACCCGTGGCCCCTTTCAAGTCCGCAAACACAGCCAACAGTGAGAACTCAGAATGGGGTATCTGAAAGAGAACAGAACGGCTTCCATGTCAAATCCTCCCCGAACCCTTTTGTGGGAAGCCCTCCCAAAGGACTGTCCGTACCGAATGGCGTAAAGCAGGACTTGGAAAGCTCTGTCCAGTCCTCACCACATGACTCCATAGCCATTATCCCACCTCCACAAAGTACCAAACCAGGAAGAGGCAGAAGGACTGCTAAGGTGAATTATCTTCTCCACATATCCATTGGCAGAATGCATGTTCAGTATCAAAGGGTGGTATGACGCAAGCTCTCTTTCCTGCTGCTATTGTAGTTTCCTGTGTGGCTGTAAAATAGAAGGTGGGCTAAGGCACATCGTTCTCCAGGAATACCTTCCTCTAATCGCCACCCTTGTAAAGTTTCTCTCTCAGCAGTGTTTGTCACACCCTTCTTTCCATTTGCATGTCTTGTCACTTATTAACTAAAcacgttttgtttttgtttttttcatttttaatgctgcTATGCTTCTGTACCTCTGGTAAGTTTGATGGTCACtttctgggaggggagggaaagggttCTTGTGATCCCTTTTGTACCTTCCCACACTAACACGTGCCCCCCACACACTTCTCATATTGCATTAATATCCAAGGTGGTAGGATAAAATGCTTGAGTTTGTCTTCTCCGTTAAAAGCTGACTGAATAATCTGTTGTCTTGAAACATATTTACTATTACCACTTAATTGAAAAGCAGTTTAAAATGCGATTTCtgcaagtatttatttttttttaaatctcattggAATATGTAGACTCACCTAATAAATATACTACTGTATCATTTTTTATGCAGACTGATTCACATCcactaaaatgatgaaaaatatttaagctaCTTATTTATAGTTGTCCTTTCTTTACCAGCTTCAAGCTTTAGCTGAAAAGGAGACCAGACAGATACAAATgtgtaaataagtaaattagaTTTCACTTTGAGAGTCATCCATTGTATCAGTCACCAAAGACCCAATATTCTGTCCATTGCAGGGATCCTTGTCTTTTTgatttggttggttggttgattggttggttggttggttggttggttggttgtgtTTTTGTTGCAGTTTGTCACTAACAGGAAACAGGGTTTTTTTGTGGTTCCCAAATTTGGGGTACAGAGTAGGAGACAGAATAAAGCGGTATTTCTCTGTCACTGAGTAACTCTTTGATCTCCCTCTCTGCCCTGTCAGTCTCCAGCCAATGACTTGCTTACATCAGACATCTTTGCTCCTCCCGACTCAGAACCTCCAGGCCAGACGTCACCTGCGGGACAATCTACAACCCCACAAAGCAACCCTCTGGACCTCTTCAAAACAAGTGCTTCTGCCCCTGTGGGACCCCTTGCAGGTCTAGGTAAGTGCCTAGAGATTGAGTTAGGTTTGGCTCTGTTTTTTCACTTATGAGATGATAGTGCATAGGAGGAAGGTACTTCGTATCCATAGAGGTTTCAGGGGCATAAGATTTGAGCAACATAGGGAACTTTTCTCCTACTTTGGCTTCTGGACAACCCCACCCCCATTTGAAACTCTTGACTTGTAATCGAAATTTGGCTTCTTGACGTGGCATGTGAGAAGAAATCCATTTTCAGTATTGTACTTGCCTGAACCAATTGATAATGGCTCACTGAAGACAATTATAAGGGCTTCTGAAGCTCAGACCAGCTTCATTGGAGAAACGGGGTTGAGATGAGAGAGACTTATGTATCGTCTCTGTTGGAAAAGTAGCTACATGCATGTCTTCCATGTGATTTGCAATTGCCAGATCGAAGTCCTATCCCCTATTAGACAGATATAAGAGGGATGTAAGTTAAGTCTAAAGCCAGTGTAAGTCATGGGATAAAAGTTCTAGGTTCTGAGCCCAGCTCTGGTCCTATGCGTATGGTGGGTATGAGACAGACTCATATCCTGATCAGTCTCCGCATACTTAAGTCTTCATAGCTCCTTGCCAATATTTTGGCTAGCCAAGTGTCTTAACAGAGTTAGAGGATAAGTACTAGTAACCTGAAGTTGAAAAGAGCACAGAGATAAGGGAAGAGATGGGATTTTATCAGATACCTAGGATGTGCTGGTGCTGCCATTCGTAACTGTGTCATTAGCTCATTGTGAGCCTCTGAGTAACTCTGGAGCAAGACACAGGGGAAGGCCACTTTGCTGAGGGCGACCCTGCTTCTCTTCACCCACAGCCTCCAGttcttttctgtctccatggTACAGTCTTCAGAAACCCCGGCAATAGTCTTTGCTGTCCTGCTGGGGAGTCTCTTTGTGTTTCTGCTTCCTGGCACTGTTATAAGCTCCAAACAGACTATCTTGGGAAGGAGTtgagggggggcgggggagctcttcctcattttgtaaaatttgatCAGGAATCTTGGCTTTCTCTGCCTCCTGCCGAGTCAGTCATCAGAAcccttgggtttttttgtttatttgtttgctttgtttttttgtctctgCTGTTTCCTTTCAAAGGAACATATTTTGGTTCTGTCATATTGCATCTGTTTGGTCCTATCTGGAGTATGGTGGCAAAAGGGGAGTTGTTACCCAACTGCTGAATGGCTGAAATCCATGCGGTGTTGAGAAGCCAACTTGTTCCTGGTCTGCTTGCATTTATACCATCAAGAGACTCTCCCTAAGCACTTCGTGTCTCTTGGGAGCCTCTTCCTTTCTGCATGGCTCTTTTCCTGCACCCCCAAGTGGAGCTGGTTGGTGCTTTTCCTTACGGAAGGGTAGAGAGCTTGCAGACAGTGCCCGCAACTAGATCACATCACGGAGCTTGTAGTCTAATATCACGCCCTGAAGAATTTTTACAGCCAATATTTAACAAGTCAGCCTGAAAATACAGCTGGACCCTATAATTGTTAATTTATTCAGACGAAGTGAAGCTTTTGGCTAGGTGCCCCTGTTGAGGCCTTGGGGTATACAACTGCAGAATACTGATGATTCTTCCAAGTTTGGACATGGGACTCAAACTGAGCTCTACAGTATAGCCCCTGTCTATACTAGCTAGGATCCTCAGCCAAACCCTGGAAGGTTGTAGGTCTGGCTTCCGCTGGACCCAGCTGGGGA is part of the Rhinolophus sinicus isolate RSC01 linkage group LG03, ASM3656204v1, whole genome shotgun sequence genome and harbors:
- the DAB2 gene encoding disabled homolog 2 isoform X2, which codes for MSNEVETSTTNGQPDQQAAPKAPSKKEKKKGSEKTDEYLLARFKGDGVKYKAKLIGIDDVPDARGDKMSQDSMMKLKGMAAAGRSQGQHKQRIWVNISLSGIKIIDEKTGVIEHEHPVNKISFIARDVTDNRAFGYVCGAEGQHQFFAIKTGQQAEPLVIDLKDLFQVIYNVKKKEEEKKKMEEANNAVENGSETLMTLDDQANKLKLESKDILLVDLNSEINTNQNSLRENSFLANGITSSSLPRPKPQASFLPENAFSANLNFFPTPNPDPFRDDPFAQQDQSTPSSFDSLKSPDQKKENLSGLSTPLSNGPLNGDVDYFGQQFDQISNRTGKQETQADPWPLSSPQTQPTVRTQNGVSEREQNGFHVKSSPNPFVGSPPKGLSVPNGVKQDLESSVQSSPHDSIAIIPPPQSTKPGRGRRTAKSPANDLLTSDIFAPPDSEPPGQTSPAGQSTTPQSNPLDLFKTSASAPVGPLAGLGGVPITPPQAGPWNPTSLVFNQSTSMVPGAMMGGQPSAFSQPIVFATSPAVPGWNQPSSFATSTSPPAPVVWGPSASVAPNSWSSTSPLGNPFQSNIFPAPAVSAQPPSMLSSLLVTPPQPPPRTGPPKDISTDAFVALDPLGDKEVKEVKEMFKDLQLRQPPVVPARKGDQTSSGTSSAFSSYFNNKVGIPQENADHDDFDANQLLKKINEPPKPAPRQGALPVTKSSDNAFENPFSKNSFSSSQASMASPQPAPPDVYRDPFGSPFA
- the DAB2 gene encoding disabled homolog 2 isoform X1, with translation MSNEVETSTTNGQPDQQAAPKAPSKKEKKKGSEKTDEYLLARFKGDGVKYKAKLIGIDDVPDARGDKMSQDSMMKLKGMAAAGRSQGQHKQRIWVNISLSGIKIIDEKTGVIEHEHPVNKISFIARDVTDNRAFGYVCGAEGQHQFFAIKTGQQAEPLVIDLKDLFQVIYNVKKKEEEKKKMEEANNAVENGSETLMTLDDQANKLKLAVDQMDLFGDMSTPPDLNSPTESKDILLVDLNSEINTNQNSLRENSFLANGITSSSLPRPKPQASFLPENAFSANLNFFPTPNPDPFRDDPFAQQDQSTPSSFDSLKSPDQKKENLSGLSTPLSNGPLNGDVDYFGQQFDQISNRTGKQETQADPWPLSSPQTQPTVRTQNGVSEREQNGFHVKSSPNPFVGSPPKGLSVPNGVKQDLESSVQSSPHDSIAIIPPPQSTKPGRGRRTAKSPANDLLTSDIFAPPDSEPPGQTSPAGQSTTPQSNPLDLFKTSASAPVGPLAGLGGVPITPPQAGPWNPTSLVFNQSTSMVPGAMMGGQPSAFSQPIVFATSPAVPGWNQPSSFATSTSPPAPVVWGPSASVAPNSWSSTSPLGNPFQSNIFPAPAVSAQPPSMLSSLLVTPPQPPPRTGPPKDISTDAFVALDPLGDKEVKEVKEMFKDLQLRQPPVVPARKGDQTSSGTSSAFSSYFNNKVGIPQENADHDDFDANQLLKKINEPPKPAPRQGALPVTKSSDNAFENPFSKNSFSSSQASMASPQPAPPDVYRDPFGSPFA